The following proteins come from a genomic window of Methanosarcina sp. MTP4:
- a CDS encoding energy-coupling factor ABC transporter permease: MHVMEGFLPTPWWQIWFAISIPVIAFGIYKMNKLVNEKREILPLLAVAGAFIFVLSSLKLPSVTGSCSHPTGTGLAAIIFGPAISAVLGTIVLLYQALFLAHGGLTTLGANVFSMGIVGPVVAYLVYKAGMKAKLNFFLVVFLAATLGDWATYVVTSVELALAFPDPTGGFVASFGRFATVFAVTQVPLAIMEGAVTALLFKYVINVKSDVLVELKVVEESIVCKLRGLSS, translated from the coding sequence ATGCACGTGATGGAAGGTTTTTTACCTACGCCCTGGTGGCAGATCTGGTTTGCGATCTCAATTCCGGTGATCGCATTCGGGATCTATAAAATGAACAAACTGGTAAACGAAAAACGCGAGATATTGCCTCTTCTGGCTGTTGCGGGTGCATTTATCTTTGTGCTCTCTTCCCTGAAACTGCCTTCGGTTACGGGAAGCTGTTCTCACCCGACGGGGACGGGACTCGCAGCAATCATCTTCGGGCCTGCAATTTCTGCAGTTCTCGGGACAATCGTGCTCCTCTATCAGGCCCTCTTCCTTGCCCACGGCGGGCTGACTACCCTGGGGGCTAATGTCTTTTCCATGGGTATTGTGGGTCCTGTGGTGGCATACCTGGTCTATAAGGCAGGGATGAAAGCCAAGCTGAACTTCTTCCTTGTAGTCTTCCTGGCTGCCACGCTTGGGGACTGGGCAACTTATGTGGTCACTTCCGTGGAACTTGCCCTGGCTTTCCCTGACCCGACAGGTGGTTTTGTCGCTTCTTTCGGAAGGTTTGCTACTGTCTTTGCAGTAACGCAGGTCCCTCTGGCAATAATGGAAGGAGCGGTTACGGCGCTGCTTTTCAAATATGTGATTAACGTTAAGAGCGACGTCCTCGTGGAGCTTAAAGTAGTCGAAGAATCGATTGTCTGCAAACTCAGGGGGCTTAGTTCATGA
- a CDS encoding energy-coupling factor ABC transporter ATP-binding protein: MTILETRGLTYSYPDGNVALRDINIKIDKGKKIAFVGQNGSGKSTLFMLLNGTMKPGKGEVLFHDVPFKYNSKSLREIRKSVGIVFQNSDDQLFAPTVYQDVAFGPANLDYPKEKLETCVNRALEQVGLTNFKDRPPHHLSGGQKKRVAIAGVMAMEPEVIILDEPLSNLDPVGADEIMDLLNEFNHYGSTIIISTHDVDLAYRWSDYVYLMSDSELIGEGAPEVLFRQTELLKLAGLRPPSSLEVYHELERRGLAKGYLSPKTLPELVNALRPPELMWVDAPHGIKEGDTLNLGILYGEYSPNSPYEAINARVLHIHPGGKAIVELKRRSIKAGGILLYDTDSYSYPEILNIIEEGDVTFVGAMGKKSKILAEEDGIFLDVTSGVIDRSILTALCGKRCLILTGGGMVEHAFKRIREYVELSGIELNVGTFNTGEELPWLEVLEESAEEFRV; the protein is encoded by the coding sequence ATGACTATTCTTGAAACAAGAGGGCTTACGTACTCCTACCCAGACGGAAACGTGGCACTCAGGGACATTAATATCAAGATTGATAAAGGGAAAAAGATTGCATTTGTCGGGCAGAACGGGTCCGGGAAATCAACTCTTTTCATGCTCCTTAACGGGACCATGAAGCCCGGGAAAGGCGAAGTCCTTTTCCATGACGTACCTTTCAAATACAACTCGAAATCTTTGAGGGAAATAAGGAAATCCGTGGGAATCGTGTTCCAGAACTCCGATGACCAGCTCTTTGCTCCTACCGTTTATCAGGACGTGGCTTTCGGCCCTGCAAACCTTGATTACCCGAAAGAAAAGCTAGAGACCTGTGTGAACAGGGCGCTGGAACAGGTAGGGCTTACCAATTTCAAGGACAGGCCACCCCACCACCTGAGCGGAGGACAGAAGAAGCGGGTTGCAATCGCAGGAGTGATGGCAATGGAGCCTGAAGTGATCATCCTTGACGAGCCTCTTTCCAACCTGGACCCCGTGGGGGCGGACGAGATTATGGATCTCCTCAACGAGTTTAACCATTACGGGAGCACGATCATCATCTCGACTCACGATGTCGACCTTGCATACCGCTGGTCGGATTATGTTTACCTCATGTCGGACAGCGAGCTTATCGGAGAAGGAGCACCCGAGGTACTTTTCAGGCAAACGGAACTCCTGAAACTTGCCGGTTTGCGTCCCCCTTCTTCCCTTGAAGTTTACCATGAACTCGAGAGGAGAGGTCTTGCAAAAGGCTACCTGTCCCCAAAGACCCTGCCTGAACTCGTAAATGCGCTGCGTCCTCCCGAGTTGATGTGGGTGGACGCGCCTCACGGGATCAAAGAGGGTGATACCCTTAACCTGGGAATCCTTTACGGGGAATATTCTCCTAACTCTCCCTACGAAGCTATTAACGCAAGAGTCCTGCACATCCATCCGGGTGGCAAAGCCATCGTTGAGCTGAAACGCCGCAGCATCAAGGCAGGAGGCATCCTGCTCTATGATACGGATAGTTATTCTTACCCTGAGATCCTGAACATTATAGAGGAAGGGGACGTCACCTTTGTCGGGGCCATGGGCAAAAAGAGTAAAATCCTGGCCGAAGAGGACGGTATCTTCCTGGACGTTACCTCGGGCGTCATTGACAGGTCTATCCTCACCGCCCTCTGTGGAAAACGCTGCCTCATCCTGACTGGCGGAGGCATGGTGGAACACGCATTCAAACGGATCCGCGAGTACGTGGAATTAAGTGGAATCGAGTTGAACGTCGGCACATTCAATACGGGAGAAGAACTTCCCTGGCTGGAAGTGTTAGAGGAATCTGCCGAAGAGTTCAGGGTTTAA
- the radA gene encoding DNA repair and recombination protein RadA produces the protein MSEILLEELPGVGPATAEKLKEAGFNTIEAVAVASPSELANTAEIGESTAAKIINAARQAADIGGFETGDTVLERRKLVGKLSTGCTEFNEMMGGGVETQSITELYGEFGSGKTQVAHQLAVNVQMSREYGGLDGSVIIIDTENTFRPERIAQMVQGLSDKHGLELNPEEFLQNIHVARAYNSNHQMLLVDSATDLANELKDSDKPVRLLIVDSLMAHFRAEYVGRGTLADRQQKLNKHMHGLLRFGDLFNACVVVTNQVMSKPDAFFGDPTRPVGGHIVGHTATFRLYLRKSKGEKRIIRLVDSPNLPEGEAVVGVTTTGLVDQ, from the coding sequence ATGAGCGAAATTTTACTGGAAGAGTTGCCCGGAGTTGGCCCTGCAACTGCAGAAAAACTCAAGGAAGCCGGATTTAACACTATCGAGGCAGTGGCAGTAGCCTCTCCTTCCGAACTTGCCAATACAGCCGAAATCGGGGAATCAACGGCCGCAAAGATCATCAATGCCGCAAGGCAGGCTGCAGATATCGGAGGTTTCGAGACCGGGGACACTGTCCTTGAGCGGCGGAAACTGGTGGGAAAGCTTTCTACCGGCTGTACGGAATTTAATGAAATGATGGGTGGGGGCGTCGAGACCCAGTCCATTACCGAACTGTACGGGGAGTTCGGTTCAGGGAAGACCCAGGTGGCCCACCAGCTTGCAGTAAACGTCCAGATGTCAAGGGAATACGGAGGACTGGACGGTTCGGTCATTATCATCGATACTGAAAACACCTTCCGGCCTGAGAGGATTGCCCAGATGGTACAGGGGCTTTCCGATAAACACGGCCTGGAACTGAACCCTGAAGAATTCTTGCAGAACATTCACGTTGCCAGGGCATACAATTCCAATCACCAGATGCTGCTTGTGGATTCCGCAACCGACCTTGCAAACGAGCTCAAGGACTCTGATAAACCAGTACGCCTGCTTATTGTTGACTCTCTTATGGCTCACTTCAGGGCCGAGTACGTAGGACGGGGCACCCTTGCGGACAGGCAGCAGAAGCTCAACAAGCACATGCACGGCCTGCTCCGTTTCGGAGACCTGTTCAATGCCTGTGTTGTCGTAACCAACCAGGTCATGTCAAAACCCGACGCCTTTTTCGGGGATCCCACCAGGCCGGTTGGAGGACACATCGTGGGGCACACGGCTACTTTCAGGCTCTATCTCAGGAAGTCCAAAGGCGAAAAGAGGATCATTCGGCTTGTGGACTCTCCGAACCTGCCTGAAGGGGAAGCCGTGGTTGGGGTCACGACCACAGGGCTGGTTGACCAGTGA
- a CDS encoding phosphoglycolate phosphatase — MKFKAIVVDIDGTITCEKRELHLKAVEKIRSLNVPVVLATGNILCYARTASKLIGLSGAVVAENGGAVTVRYDVNGTFEETIEECEKAFDFLSEHFELTKLDPFYRKTEIALRRNFDLERARVLLKEQPFDVELIDTKYAVHIKSRKINKGTGLIKLAGLMGFKPEEFVAVGDSANDVEMLEAAGFGIAVANGDEEIKTVADYVTEATFGAGAVEAFEFLESRGWI; from the coding sequence ATGAAATTCAAAGCTATCGTTGTTGATATCGATGGGACGATCACCTGTGAGAAAAGGGAACTCCACCTGAAGGCTGTGGAGAAGATACGTTCCCTAAACGTTCCCGTGGTCCTTGCCACCGGCAACATCCTCTGTTACGCCAGGACAGCTTCGAAGCTAATCGGCCTTAGTGGGGCAGTGGTCGCTGAAAATGGGGGTGCTGTTACTGTTCGTTATGATGTGAACGGCACCTTTGAGGAAACTATTGAAGAGTGTGAAAAGGCTTTTGATTTTCTTTCCGAACACTTTGAACTTACAAAACTGGATCCTTTCTACCGGAAAACCGAAATTGCCCTTCGCCGGAATTTTGACCTGGAGAGGGCCAGAGTGCTCCTCAAGGAACAGCCCTTTGATGTGGAGCTTATAGACACCAAATACGCAGTCCACATCAAGAGCAGGAAAATCAATAAGGGCACAGGGCTCATTAAACTTGCAGGGCTGATGGGCTTTAAACCTGAAGAATTTGTTGCAGTCGGGGATTCAGCAAACGATGTTGAAATGCTTGAAGCCGCAGGTTTCGGGATCGCCGTTGCAAACGGGGATGAGGAGATTAAAACGGTTGCCGATTACGTAACTGAAGCCACATTCGGGGCCGGGGCGGTGGAAGCCTTCGAATTCCTCGAATCCAGGGGCTGGATATAA
- a CDS encoding TIM barrel protein encodes MPPEKLLFGTAGIPRSSTGRNSAAGIERVRELGLDCMELEFVQGVRMREKGAKNVFEASKKEGIALSVHAPYYINLNSQEEEKLKASMERIYQSARIGSLCGARSVVLHAAFYQKSSKESVYAKVAKALGELTGKLRDEKIPAVLRPETMGKRSQFGTLEEVLTLSAEIEGVMPCLDFSHLHAREGKENSYPEFKAILDRVEEELGKEGLSNMHMHVSGIEYGKNGEKKHLVLKESDFNFTELLKALKEFKVKGLLICESPNLEEDALLLKKSYELI; translated from the coding sequence ATGCCGCCTGAAAAACTGCTTTTCGGGACTGCGGGGATCCCCAGAAGCTCAACTGGGAGAAACAGCGCCGCAGGAATAGAGCGAGTCCGGGAACTGGGCCTGGACTGCATGGAACTTGAGTTTGTGCAGGGAGTACGCATGCGGGAGAAAGGGGCAAAAAATGTCTTTGAAGCCTCAAAAAAAGAAGGTATAGCTCTTAGCGTCCATGCCCCTTACTACATCAACCTCAACTCCCAGGAAGAAGAGAAATTGAAGGCAAGCATGGAAAGGATCTACCAGTCCGCCCGGATAGGCAGCCTTTGCGGGGCAAGGTCTGTGGTTTTACATGCAGCTTTCTACCAGAAAAGCAGCAAAGAAAGCGTCTATGCAAAAGTGGCGAAAGCGCTCGGGGAACTTACCGGAAAGCTCAGAGACGAAAAGATTCCGGCAGTCCTCCGCCCCGAGACCATGGGCAAACGCAGCCAGTTCGGGACCCTCGAAGAAGTGCTCACCCTGAGCGCGGAAATCGAAGGAGTCATGCCCTGCCTGGACTTTTCCCACCTTCATGCAAGAGAAGGAAAGGAAAATTCCTACCCCGAATTTAAGGCTATTCTTGACAGGGTCGAAGAAGAGCTTGGAAAAGAAGGGCTCTCAAACATGCACATGCACGTCTCAGGGATCGAATACGGCAAAAACGGGGAAAAGAAACACCTTGTCCTGAAAGAATCCGATTTCAACTTCACGGAGCTCCTGAAAGCCCTGAAAGAATTCAAAGTTAAAGGGCTGCTAATCTGCGAAAGCCCGAACCTTGAAGAAGATGCACTTCTCCTTAAGAAGAGCTACGAGTTAATCTAA
- a CDS encoding PRC-barrel domain-containing protein, which produces MSKVFARNLISNTQVMATDGTEIGTLTNIVLEIKAGHLIDLMVEPNINLDTTKYKKEGNYILLPFDSVSAIKDYIIIDKMRARAGN; this is translated from the coding sequence ATGTCTAAAGTATTTGCAAGGAACCTTATCTCCAACACCCAGGTGATGGCAACGGACGGAACAGAGATCGGTACGCTGACCAACATAGTATTGGAGATCAAAGCCGGACACCTCATCGACCTGATGGTCGAACCGAATATCAACCTTGATACTACCAAATACAAAAAAGAGGGCAACTACATCCTCCTGCCCTTCGATTCCGTGAGTGCCATAAAAGACTACATCATCATTGACAAGATGAGAGCCAGGGCAGGAAACTGA
- a CDS encoding phosphopantetheine adenylyltransferase encodes MPKVVVGGTFQYIHDGHTKLIKKAFEVAGDGKVYIGLTSDEMLSKNHSIEKYESRKSLLQEYIENLQIPKEKYEIQKLNDPYGPTIKEDFDFIIVSPETYPVAIEINRLRVERGLKPLKIEYVEYVMAEDRTPISTTRIAKGEIDRHGRLKKKS; translated from the coding sequence ATGCCAAAAGTCGTCGTAGGTGGTACGTTTCAATACATACACGATGGACATACCAAACTTATAAAAAAGGCTTTTGAGGTAGCCGGGGATGGAAAGGTATACATAGGGCTCACCTCGGACGAGATGCTAAGCAAAAACCACAGTATAGAAAAATATGAAAGCAGGAAGTCCCTGTTGCAGGAGTACATCGAAAACCTTCAGATTCCCAAAGAAAAATACGAAATCCAGAAACTGAACGACCCCTACGGCCCCACCATCAAAGAAGACTTTGACTTTATCATCGTCTCCCCGGAAACCTATCCTGTGGCCATTGAGATCAACCGCCTGCGTGTGGAGAGGGGCCTGAAGCCCCTGAAAATAGAATATGTAGAATACGTAATGGCAGAAGATAGGACCCCGATCTCTACCACAAGAATAGCAAAAGGAGAGATAGACAGACACGGCAGGTTGAAGAAAAAATCCTGA
- a CDS encoding energy-coupling factor ABC transporter substrate-binding protein, which yields MSRKLELIVLAIVLVFTVQFVYMSSTTDAEYGGADGEAEGVIEEITGGTYVPIAEPIWEPPSGEIESLLFGLQAAIGAGIIGYFLGYYRAKNLYEGEVTYKGKNRDRETRS from the coding sequence ATGAGCCGGAAACTCGAACTTATAGTACTTGCCATTGTCCTGGTCTTTACAGTCCAGTTCGTTTACATGTCCTCAACGACAGATGCCGAATACGGTGGAGCTGACGGAGAAGCTGAGGGTGTTATTGAGGAAATCACAGGCGGAACCTATGTGCCTATCGCAGAACCCATCTGGGAGCCTCCAAGCGGTGAGATCGAAAGCCTTCTCTTCGGGCTTCAGGCAGCCATCGGGGCAGGGATCATCGGTTACTTCCTTGGGTATTACAGGGCAAAAAACCTTTATGAAGGTGAAGTCACTTACAAAGGCAAAAACCGGGATCGTGAAACTCGTTCATAA
- the cbiQ gene encoding cobalt ECF transporter T component CbiQ — MTNILDDYALMSPLRYRNNYLKLTIVAFGLLAGVSAYSPVPPFFIALCMSFATVFLGKTPLRFYLKLLLAPMGFAVVGVLIIAFFSGMGAELYSFRLAGYPLAVRTDGLELAMLVLSRSVSGMCCLYFLALTTPMIELFSVLKKSRLPESVVELSMLIYRYIFVFLDMAVQIKFAQTVRLGYGDFKKSFRSFGMLGSTLFIRSWDQGEKLFVSMNSRCYDGKMTMFETRRPVKPPELLLTSAYFLSTLTLFYLTRGGSII; from the coding sequence ATGACAAACATACTTGATGACTATGCTCTTATGAGCCCTCTAAGGTACCGGAATAACTATCTTAAACTGACAATCGTAGCTTTCGGTCTGCTTGCGGGAGTCTCGGCCTATTCTCCAGTCCCGCCTTTTTTCATAGCGCTTTGCATGAGTTTTGCAACGGTTTTTCTCGGGAAAACCCCGCTCCGTTTCTATCTCAAACTCCTTCTGGCTCCAATGGGCTTTGCAGTGGTGGGGGTTTTGATCATCGCTTTTTTCTCAGGCATGGGGGCTGAACTCTATTCTTTCAGGCTTGCGGGCTATCCCCTGGCTGTCCGGACAGATGGTCTGGAACTTGCGATGCTGGTGCTTTCAAGGTCTGTTAGCGGGATGTGCTGCCTTTACTTCCTGGCTCTGACCACCCCAATGATCGAGCTGTTCTCGGTCCTTAAAAAATCCCGCTTGCCCGAGTCCGTGGTCGAACTTTCCATGCTGATTTATCGTTATATCTTTGTTTTCCTGGACATGGCAGTCCAAATAAAGTTTGCACAGACTGTCAGGCTCGGCTACGGGGATTTCAAAAAGTCCTTCCGCTCTTTCGGGATGCTTGGAAGCACGCTTTTCATCCGGTCCTGGGACCAGGGTGAAAAACTCTTCGTATCCATGAACTCAAGATGTTATGACGGAAAAATGACAATGTTTGAAACCAGAAGGCCTGTCAAACCGCCTGAACTGCTGCTAACGTCCGCATATTTCTTATCCACCCTCACATTGTTCTATCTTACAAGAGGGGGGTCCATCATTTGA